A single Tenacibaculum sp. 190524A02b DNA region contains:
- a CDS encoding molybdopterin cofactor-binding domain-containing protein produces MSTKEMLSFSRRNFLKTTALAGGGLLVGFNLFTACKPNVAPSIDVENLNFNDFNAFIKIADNGYVTIYSPNPEIGQGVKTAMPMIIAEELDVDWDKVHVVQAKYNKKEYTRQVAGGSQSIRHGWDALRQTGATTKQMLINAAAVKWGVEANSCKASKGIITNAKGETLGYGEVVKEAALLEVPEKVTLKKPSEYSIIGKDAINVDVDKIVTGKPLFGLDYVAEGMQYASVLRPPAFGQKLESYTDVETKKVNGVTQVLQFGDKVAVLATNTWAAMKGKKALKAVWKDEEKLESTEDHNKILNNILGGNDFKNRREDGNVKKAFSEADKVIEKTYHSPFLPHNCLEPMNFYANVTKEKVHLVGPIQTPQWTAGRIAQLLNRKEEEIELEMTRMGGGFGRRLYGDFALEAAEISNVAKQPVKVVFSREDDMTDGIYRPAIKYRIAASIKDNKITGYHLKEAAINGNMYGAIPHFFPAGCIPNYKVSTQNYQSTITTGAWRAPYTNFLAYAEQSFFDELAEELGKDPVQLRIELLQNVKGTKDENIQYSGQRMENTIKLAAEKGGWGKAEKDVYQGFSAYYSHNTHVAELAEVVLKDGLPVVTKVVAAVDCGIVINPTGAINQIQGGVIDGIGHALYGDFTFKDGKPSHKNFDTYRLIRMNETPKVEVHFVENELSPTGLGEPGLPPAGGAVANAIHKALGKRLYKQPFIKELQAKQGEILG; encoded by the coding sequence ATGAGTACAAAAGAAATGTTAAGTTTCAGTAGAAGAAACTTTTTAAAAACAACTGCTTTAGCAGGAGGAGGATTGTTAGTTGGGTTTAACTTATTTACAGCTTGCAAACCTAATGTAGCACCTTCAATAGATGTTGAAAACTTAAATTTTAATGATTTTAATGCATTTATAAAAATAGCCGATAATGGGTATGTAACCATTTATTCACCCAATCCAGAAATAGGTCAAGGTGTAAAAACTGCAATGCCCATGATTATAGCAGAAGAATTAGATGTAGACTGGGATAAGGTACATGTAGTACAAGCCAAGTACAATAAAAAAGAATATACTCGTCAGGTAGCAGGAGGAAGCCAATCTATTAGACATGGATGGGATGCACTTCGTCAAACAGGAGCTACTACCAAGCAAATGTTAATCAATGCAGCAGCTGTAAAATGGGGAGTAGAAGCAAACTCTTGTAAAGCATCTAAAGGGATTATTACCAATGCAAAAGGTGAAACCTTAGGGTATGGAGAAGTAGTAAAAGAAGCTGCTTTGTTGGAAGTTCCAGAAAAGGTAACTTTAAAGAAACCTTCAGAGTACTCCATTATAGGAAAAGATGCCATAAATGTTGATGTAGACAAAATAGTAACAGGTAAACCATTATTTGGATTAGATTATGTTGCAGAAGGAATGCAATACGCATCTGTATTACGTCCACCAGCATTTGGACAAAAATTAGAAAGTTATACAGATGTTGAGACTAAGAAAGTAAATGGTGTAACACAAGTATTACAATTTGGAGATAAAGTGGCAGTATTAGCAACCAATACTTGGGCAGCTATGAAAGGAAAAAAAGCCTTAAAAGCTGTTTGGAAAGATGAAGAAAAACTAGAAAGTACAGAAGATCATAACAAAATTCTAAATAATATTCTTGGAGGGAATGACTTTAAAAATAGGCGAGAAGACGGCAATGTAAAAAAGGCATTTTCTGAGGCTGATAAAGTAATTGAAAAAACATATCACTCTCCTTTTTTGCCTCATAACTGTTTAGAACCAATGAATTTTTATGCTAACGTAACCAAAGAGAAAGTTCATTTAGTAGGCCCTATCCAAACACCACAATGGACGGCAGGAAGAATAGCGCAATTATTAAATAGAAAAGAAGAAGAAATTGAATTGGAAATGACAAGAATGGGCGGTGGTTTTGGAAGACGTTTGTATGGTGATTTTGCACTAGAAGCTGCTGAGATTTCTAATGTAGCAAAACAACCCGTAAAAGTTGTGTTTTCTAGAGAAGATGATATGACTGATGGAATTTATAGACCCGCTATTAAATACCGAATAGCCGCTTCTATAAAAGATAATAAAATAACAGGATACCATTTAAAAGAAGCAGCTATAAACGGAAATATGTACGGAGCCATTCCACATTTTTTTCCTGCAGGTTGTATTCCTAATTATAAAGTATCAACACAAAACTATCAGAGTACTATAACAACAGGAGCTTGGCGAGCACCTTATACAAATTTTTTAGCCTATGCAGAACAAAGTTTTTTTGATGAGTTAGCAGAAGAGTTAGGTAAAGATCCAGTACAGTTGAGAATAGAGCTATTGCAAAACGTAAAAGGAACTAAAGATGAAAATATCCAATATTCTGGACAACGAATGGAAAATACCATAAAACTAGCTGCTGAAAAAGGTGGATGGGGAAAAGCTGAAAAGGATGTTTATCAAGGATTCTCTGCGTATTATAGTCATAATACTCATGTAGCTGAGTTGGCTGAAGTGGTATTGAAAGATGGATTGCCAGTAGTAACGAAAGTGGTGGCTGCTGTAGATTGTGGTATTGTTATAAATCCAACAGGAGCTATTAACCAAATACAAGGAGGCGTTATAGATGGTATTGGACATGCTTTGTATGGCGATTTTACTTTTAAAGATGGAAAACCTTCTCATAAAAACTTTGATACGTACCGTTTAATTAGAATGAATGAAACACCAAAAGTAGAAGTACATTTTGTAGAAAATGAATTATCTCCTACAGGTTTAGGCGAGCCAGGTTTACCACCAGCAGGAGGTGCTGTGGCTAATGCAATCCATAAAGCTTTAGGTAAGCGCTTGTACAAACAACCATTTATAAAGGAATTACAAGCAAAACAAGGAGAAATTCTAGGGTAG
- a CDS encoding (2Fe-2S)-binding protein, producing MPTYNLKINGELVTISADSDTPLLWILRDELNMVGTKFGCGIAQCGACTVHIDGKAMRSCQLQVSMLEKEEITTIEGLSKEGNHPLQQAWKEVDVPQCGYCQAGQIMTAASFLKENPKPTTEEIREAMHGNLCRCASYNRIEKAVAIAADKMS from the coding sequence ATGCCAACATATAATTTAAAAATCAATGGAGAGTTGGTAACAATCTCTGCTGATTCAGATACTCCTTTACTTTGGATTTTACGTGACGAATTAAATATGGTAGGAACTAAATTTGGCTGTGGTATAGCACAATGCGGAGCCTGTACAGTTCATATAGATGGAAAAGCCATGAGAAGCTGTCAATTACAGGTGTCCATGTTAGAAAAAGAAGAGATTACTACTATTGAAGGATTATCCAAAGAAGGAAATCACCCATTACAACAAGCTTGGAAAGAAGTAGATGTGCCTCAGTGTGGATATTGCCAAGCAGGACAAATAATGACAGCAGCTTCCTTTTTAAAAGAAAACCCTAAACCAACTACAGAAGAAATACGTGAGGCAATGCATGGTAATTTATGTAGATGTGCTTCTTATAATAGAATAGAAAAAGCAGTAGCTATAGCAGCTGATAAAATGTCATAA
- a CDS encoding glyoxalase — MEDKKSIRPVLNLSSNNENESFQNVTLRPILKLQHDIIVRVFSRISIKQKVDIHNFSNDRFTDYIKKVVFKNIGLRNQLLGVVIGQFTNEEYISYEKNTSEFHKRIIQMIQKRLLDSIEEIKDINIAQKSNLK; from the coding sequence ATGGAAGATAAAAAAAGTATTCGTCCAGTTTTAAATCTTTCTTCAAACAATGAAAATGAGAGTTTTCAGAATGTAACCTTACGTCCTATATTAAAATTACAGCATGATATAATTGTAAGAGTATTCAGTAGAATATCAATAAAACAAAAAGTAGATATTCATAATTTTTCAAATGATAGGTTTACTGATTATATTAAAAAAGTAGTATTTAAAAATATAGGATTAAGAAATCAATTATTAGGAGTTGTAATTGGTCAATTTACAAATGAAGAATACATCTCTTATGAAAAGAATACTTCAGAGTTTCACAAAAGAATCATACAAATGATTCAAAAAAGATTACTGGATAGTATTGAAGAAATAAAAGATATTAATATAGCACAAAAGAGCAATCTGAAATAG
- a CDS encoding phosphoribosylaminoimidazolesuccinocarboxamide synthase, translating into MNTINETNFQFPKQKQVYKGKVREVYNIDDELLVMIASDRLSAFDVILPRQIPFKGQILNQIATKMMNDTADIVPNWLLDTPDENVAVGHLCEPFKVEMVIRGYLSGHAAREYKAGKRVLCGVEMAEGMKENDKFPTPIITPSTKADNGEHDEDISREDILAKGIVSEEDYIVLEDYTRKLFERGTEIAKKRGLILVDTKYEFGKTKEGKIVLIDEIHTPDSSRYFYEEGYVERQDKGEKQKQLSKEFVRQWLIENGFQGKEGQQIPEMSDEKIEEISNRYIELYEQITGETFVKANTENVLERIESNVTNFLNGR; encoded by the coding sequence ATGAATACAATTAACGAAACTAACTTCCAGTTTCCTAAGCAAAAGCAAGTTTATAAAGGTAAAGTAAGAGAGGTTTATAATATAGATGATGAATTACTAGTAATGATAGCTTCTGATAGACTGTCTGCTTTTGATGTTATTTTACCAAGGCAAATTCCTTTTAAAGGGCAAATATTGAATCAAATAGCAACAAAGATGATGAACGATACGGCAGATATTGTTCCAAACTGGTTGCTAGACACTCCAGATGAAAATGTAGCGGTAGGCCATTTATGTGAACCATTTAAAGTGGAAATGGTAATTCGTGGGTATTTATCTGGTCATGCGGCACGTGAATATAAAGCAGGAAAAAGAGTGCTTTGTGGTGTTGAAATGGCAGAAGGAATGAAAGAAAATGATAAGTTTCCAACTCCAATTATAACCCCATCTACCAAAGCGGATAATGGTGAACATGATGAAGATATTTCTAGAGAAGATATTCTAGCCAAAGGAATTGTTTCAGAAGAAGATTATATTGTGTTAGAAGATTATACACGTAAGTTATTTGAAAGAGGTACAGAAATAGCAAAAAAACGAGGGCTTATTTTAGTAGATACTAAATACGAATTTGGAAAAACTAAAGAAGGTAAAATTGTTTTAATAGATGAAATTCATACACCAGACTCTTCACGTTATTTTTATGAAGAAGGATATGTAGAACGTCAAGATAAAGGAGAGAAACAAAAGCAATTATCTAAAGAGTTTGTGCGTCAATGGTTGATAGAGAATGGATTTCAAGGAAAAGAAGGGCAACAAATTCCAGAAATGTCTGATGAGAAAATAGAAGAAATCTCTAATAGGTATATAGAACTATACGAGCAAATAACAGGAGAAACTTTTGTGAAAGCTAATACTGAGAATGTCTTAGAACGTATAGAAAGTAATGTAACCAACTTTTTGAATGGAAGATAA
- a CDS encoding PhoH family protein, producing the protein MNERIIELTEINPNDFFGAQNSTISLLKTYFPKIKIVARGNKLKIYGEPDILDEFEKRLGMLIKYFNRYNRLDENSIERILTSTGKEEEIRKAGGNSDVLVHGVSGKLIKPETENQRKMVKLMMKNDMLFAVGPAGTGKTYTAVALAVKALKEKEVRRIILTRPAVESGENLGFLPGDLKEKLDPYMQPLYDALRDMIPHEKLQAYIENGTIQIAPLAFMRGRTLDNAFVILDEAQNTTHAQMKMFLTRMGRSAKFIITGDPGQIDLPRKQVSGLKESLLALKDIEGIGQVYLDDKDVIRHKLVKRIIKAYKSIETE; encoded by the coding sequence TTGAACGAGAGAATTATTGAATTAACAGAAATCAATCCGAATGATTTTTTTGGTGCACAGAATAGTACTATCTCATTATTAAAAACATACTTCCCAAAAATTAAAATAGTTGCTAGAGGAAATAAGCTTAAGATTTACGGAGAACCTGATATTTTAGACGAATTTGAAAAGCGTTTAGGGATGCTTATTAAATACTTTAATAGGTATAATAGATTAGATGAAAATAGTATAGAGCGTATTTTAACCTCTACAGGTAAGGAAGAAGAGATTAGAAAAGCTGGAGGAAATAGCGATGTGCTAGTTCACGGCGTAAGCGGAAAATTAATTAAGCCAGAAACCGAGAATCAGCGTAAGATGGTTAAATTAATGATGAAGAATGATATGCTTTTTGCTGTGGGACCAGCTGGAACAGGAAAAACATATACAGCAGTAGCCTTAGCGGTAAAAGCACTAAAAGAGAAAGAAGTGCGTAGAATTATTTTAACTAGACCAGCAGTAGAATCGGGTGAAAATTTAGGTTTTTTACCAGGAGATTTAAAAGAGAAGTTAGATCCCTATATGCAACCCTTATACGATGCGTTAAGAGATATGATACCGCATGAAAAGCTTCAAGCTTATATAGAAAACGGAACCATTCAAATAGCACCTTTAGCATTTATGCGTGGTAGAACATTAGATAATGCTTTTGTAATATTAGATGAAGCACAAAATACAACACATGCCCAAATGAAAATGTTTTTAACACGTATGGGACGTAGTGCTAAGTTTATTATAACAGGAGATCCAGGGCAAATCGATTTACCACGTAAGCAAGTATCAGGACTAAAAGAATCTTTATTAGCTTTAAAAGATATTGAAGGTATAGGTCAAGTGTATTTAGATGATAAAGATGTAATCCGTCATAAATTAGTAAAACGCATTATTAAAGCTTATAAAAGCATAGAGACAGAATAA
- a CDS encoding SAM-dependent chlorinase/fluorinase: MAIITLTTDFGMKDPFVGAVKGAIYSELPTATIVDITHLISPFNITETAYILKNAYKSFPERTIHIIGVDSELSPDNKHIAIELDNQFFICPDNGLISMVASEINPTKIVEINIHNHINSSFPVLDVFVKVASHIARGGSLSVIGKEITDYKKLIEIQPKINQQQTIIKGGVIYIDNYGNAITNISKKLFSSIGKGRNFVISASRYQFTKVFDKYNEIVDYSIPEEKRQYDGDKLAIFNSADFLEIAIYRSNLNTVGGASTLLGLQYRDTITIEFEDIIKPEFIPANQ, from the coding sequence ATGGCTATTATCACCTTAACTACAGATTTTGGAATGAAAGATCCTTTTGTAGGAGCTGTAAAAGGTGCTATATATTCTGAATTACCAACGGCTACTATAGTTGACATTACCCATCTAATATCTCCGTTTAATATTACAGAAACGGCTTACATTCTAAAAAATGCATATAAGAGTTTCCCTGAGAGAACTATTCATATTATTGGAGTTGACTCTGAATTAAGTCCTGACAACAAACACATTGCTATAGAACTGGACAATCAGTTTTTTATTTGTCCAGACAACGGATTAATTTCTATGGTTGCTTCAGAAATTAACCCAACTAAAATAGTAGAGATTAATATTCATAATCATATTAATAGTAGTTTTCCTGTTTTAGATGTATTTGTAAAAGTAGCTTCACACATAGCTAGAGGAGGTAGTTTAAGTGTTATTGGAAAAGAAATTACTGATTATAAAAAGTTAATTGAAATTCAACCTAAAATTAACCAACAACAAACCATTATTAAAGGTGGTGTTATTTATATTGATAATTATGGAAATGCCATTACTAACATTTCTAAAAAATTATTCTCTTCAATTGGGAAAGGTAGAAATTTTGTGATTTCGGCAAGTAGATACCAATTTACCAAAGTTTTTGATAAGTATAATGAAATAGTAGATTATAGCATACCTGAAGAAAAGAGACAATATGATGGTGATAAATTGGCTATTTTTAATTCTGCTGACTTTTTAGAGATTGCCATTTACAGAAGCAATTTAAATACGGTTGGTGGAGCTTCTACTTTATTAGGTCTCCAATATAGAGATACCATTACTATAGAGTTTGAAGATATTATTAAACCAGAGTTTATTCCTGCAAATCAATAA
- a CDS encoding antibiotic biosynthesis monooxygenase family protein produces the protein MFVRIVKLSFQPEKVEEFLSNFNEKKVFIRNAPGCRLLELYRDKENSNIFFTYSYWDTEQDLENYRNSDLFKGVWAKTKVLFNDKPMAWSVDKMVSLD, from the coding sequence ATGTTTGTACGCATTGTTAAGTTAAGTTTCCAGCCAGAAAAAGTTGAGGAGTTCTTAAGTAATTTCAATGAAAAAAAAGTGTTTATACGAAACGCACCAGGTTGTCGTTTATTAGAATTGTATAGAGACAAAGAAAATTCGAATATATTTTTTACCTATAGTTATTGGGATACAGAACAGGATTTAGAGAATTATAGAAACTCTGATTTATTTAAAGGGGTTTGGGCTAAAACTAAAGTTCTTTTTAATGACAAACCAATGGCATGGAGTGTAGATAAAATGGTTTCTTTAGATTAG
- the gldF gene encoding gliding motility-associated ABC transporter permease subunit GldF, translating to MLAVLKKEFNAFFASPIAYLVIGIFLLINGLYLWVFKDNLNILNAGFADLNSFFYLTPWLFLFLIPAITMRSFADEFSNGTIEILKTKPLTDWQIVLGKFFACLLLVVMALIPTLIYVYTINDLGNSVGNFDGGSIIGSYLGLLFLASTYVAIGLFSSTLSKNQIVAFIISVFITFLLFYGIEAIGNAMGNTGYTIQQFGINEHFKSIRRGVIDSRDVIYFVSASFFFLFITKQQVNND from the coding sequence ATGTTAGCAGTACTAAAAAAAGAATTCAACGCATTTTTTGCTTCGCCCATAGCTTACTTAGTTATTGGTATTTTTTTATTAATTAACGGATTGTATTTATGGGTTTTTAAAGACAACCTTAATATTTTAAATGCAGGGTTTGCCGATTTGAATAGTTTTTTTTACTTAACTCCTTGGTTATTTTTATTTCTTATTCCAGCAATTACTATGCGTAGTTTTGCGGATGAGTTTAGTAACGGAACTATAGAGATTTTAAAAACAAAACCTTTAACCGATTGGCAAATTGTGTTAGGTAAGTTTTTTGCTTGTTTACTTTTAGTTGTTATGGCCTTAATACCAACACTTATCTATGTTTATACTATTAATGACTTAGGGAATTCTGTTGGCAATTTTGATGGTGGTAGTATTATTGGCTCGTACTTAGGTTTGCTTTTTTTAGCGTCAACGTATGTAGCTATTGGGTTATTTAGCTCTACTTTATCTAAAAATCAGATTGTTGCTTTTATAATAAGTGTTTTTATTACATTTTTACTGTTTTATGGTATAGAAGCTATAGGTAATGCCATGGGAAATACTGGTTATACAATTCAACAATTTGGAATTAATGAACATTTTAAAAGTATTCGTCGTGGTGTTATTGACAGTCGTGATGTTATTTATTTTGTAAGTGCTAGTTTCTTTTTCTTATTCATCACTAAACAACAAGTAAACAATGACTAA
- the gldG gene encoding gliding motility-associated ABC transporter substrate-binding protein GldG has translation MTKKIKQIVLIFVGLVIINYVGNNIYKRFDLTKDKRYTLSKVSNHLIDKIDNTLFINVYLEGSFPSEFKRLQIETRQFLEELQAQNSNIRFRFINPDKYREKLIKKGMLPSQLTVEEDGKLSEAIIFPWAEINYNNKRELVSLLPDSALKTQEAQLQNAIEKLEYSFANALNLITKQQKPKIAILTGNGQLEDIHLYSLLTSLRNNYRLAKFTLDSVENAPQKTLNDLTKYDLAIIAKPTERFTESEKLVLDQYINKGGRSLWMVDTNYADTDSLYNEGKMMAFPRDLNLTDLLFSYQVRINNKLVKDLYSAKIPLATGNVGNQAQFQHLNWFYHPLANGNPQHPITKNVAPTRFQFTTQIDTLKGTIKKTPLFISSILSKKIGTPNFIELSSIAKEPKQDEYTAGPQLLAVLLEGTFSSAYKNRIKPFKNEDFTSDKVDTKMIVIADGDIAKNQILKGKPYDLAKDKWTGAYYGNKEFLINAIDYLLDDTGIIQLRNKTINIPLLDKQRAYNEKGYWQLLNIGIPLLLLTLFGFGFNYIRKKKYQ, from the coding sequence ATGACTAAAAAAATTAAACAAATAGTACTCATTTTTGTTGGTTTGGTAATCATCAATTACGTAGGAAATAATATTTATAAACGTTTTGATTTAACTAAAGATAAACGATATACACTATCCAAGGTTAGTAATCATTTAATTGATAAAATAGATAATACCTTATTTATAAATGTGTACTTAGAAGGTAGTTTTCCTTCTGAATTTAAACGCTTACAAATAGAAACTAGACAGTTTTTAGAGGAACTACAAGCGCAAAACAGCAATATCCGTTTCCGATTTATTAACCCCGACAAATACAGAGAGAAACTCATTAAAAAAGGAATGCTTCCTAGTCAGCTAACCGTTGAAGAAGATGGTAAATTATCTGAAGCTATTATTTTTCCTTGGGCAGAAATTAATTACAACAATAAAAGAGAACTTGTTTCTTTATTACCAGATTCTGCTTTAAAAACACAAGAAGCGCAATTACAAAACGCTATTGAAAAGTTAGAATATTCTTTTGCTAATGCTTTAAATTTAATTACTAAACAACAAAAACCTAAAATAGCTATTCTTACTGGTAATGGTCAGCTTGAAGATATTCATTTATACAGTCTGTTAACTTCATTACGAAACAATTATCGTTTAGCTAAGTTCACCTTAGATAGTGTTGAAAATGCACCACAAAAAACATTAAACGATTTAACTAAATACGATTTAGCTATTATTGCAAAGCCTACTGAACGTTTTACGGAAAGTGAAAAGTTAGTGCTAGATCAATACATTAATAAAGGTGGTAGAAGTTTATGGATGGTAGACACTAATTATGCGGATACGGATAGCTTGTACAATGAAGGTAAAATGATGGCGTTTCCTAGAGATTTAAACTTAACAGATTTGTTATTTAGCTATCAAGTAAGAATAAATAATAAACTTGTAAAAGATTTGTACAGTGCTAAAATTCCTTTAGCCACCGGAAATGTTGGAAACCAAGCTCAGTTTCAACATCTAAATTGGTTTTATCATCCTTTAGCAAATGGAAATCCACAACATCCTATTACTAAAAATGTAGCCCCCACTCGTTTTCAGTTTACCACACAAATTGATACGTTAAAAGGAACTATTAAAAAAACTCCTTTATTTATATCTTCTATACTCTCCAAAAAAATTGGAACGCCTAATTTTATTGAACTGAGTAGTATTGCTAAAGAACCTAAACAAGATGAATATACTGCTGGGCCTCAACTATTAGCTGTTTTATTAGAAGGCACCTTTTCTTCCGCCTATAAAAACCGAATAAAACCGTTTAAAAATGAAGATTTTACTTCTGACAAAGTTGATACTAAAATGATTGTAATAGCCGATGGTGACATTGCTAAAAATCAAATTTTAAAAGGAAAACCTTATGATTTAGCCAAAGACAAATGGACTGGAGCATATTATGGTAATAAAGAGTTTTTAATAAATGCCATTGACTATTTATTAGACGACACAGGCATTATTCAACTACGAAATAAAACGATAAACATTCCGCTTTTAGATAAACAAAGAGCTTATAATGAAAAAGGGTATTGGCAATTACTTAATATTGGAATACCACTTTTATTACTAACTTTATTTGGTTTTGGATTTAATTATATAAGAAAAAAGAAATATCAATAA
- a CDS encoding S41 family peptidase: MKRLLLIILSIYLCFGCKQKQSDKNNSKESIAKVLGTMPNASIQEVIAYYYKLKNEVPSIYNFEDENELNTLGYQYLNNGKVKEAIEIFKLLVSEFPEASNPYDSLGEAYLADGNKEKAVKNYEKSLALNPKNINAEDYINRIKYGDYDTSRFYKVYPNHQYLEDLNELGKRLTEVHPNVFKFISEKEFWQKLEEKKKLITEETTFSQFIWYCSEIIANINCSHTSLGYFYQERTMLPIDLRFPLEVRLIKDRLYVVNPLMNKNVLKPADEIIAINGFTINELKAKVYPNISSQGKIETYKKNFLNAHSTSIIPYAFNFPKSYTVTLKKQQKKVVLKKLSSYKSKLGVLPKYLAKKPLDLKYINDKTAVLTIRTFAYYGNKFKEFKQFTDKIFNELKDKNIQNLIIDVRKNGGGSSDAGRYLLRYLAKEPFVYYSKAQFNEKLEEVSPLENSFKENLYFMMDGNGGSTTGHFMSLIKHLKLGTLVGEELGSNQFCTGGQKRLRLPNTGIQYAVARNTYQTTATSLPIDRGVFPDVVITQGIQEYLKEQDTMLKYILEEIKLRE, from the coding sequence TCAAGAAGTAATAGCATATTATTATAAACTTAAAAATGAAGTTCCTTCTATTTATAATTTTGAGGATGAAAATGAATTGAATACTTTAGGTTATCAATACTTAAATAATGGAAAAGTAAAAGAAGCTATAGAAATTTTTAAATTATTAGTTAGCGAATTCCCAGAAGCTTCTAATCCGTATGATAGTTTGGGAGAAGCCTATCTTGCTGATGGAAATAAAGAAAAAGCTGTTAAAAACTATGAAAAATCATTGGCTTTAAATCCTAAAAATATAAATGCAGAAGACTATATCAATAGAATTAAGTATGGAGATTATGATACTTCCAGATTTTATAAAGTATATCCAAATCATCAATACTTAGAAGATTTGAACGAGTTGGGAAAAAGGCTAACAGAAGTACATCCAAATGTGTTTAAGTTTATTTCTGAAAAAGAATTCTGGCAAAAATTAGAAGAAAAGAAGAAGTTAATAACTGAAGAAACTACTTTTAGTCAATTTATTTGGTATTGTAGTGAAATTATAGCTAATATCAATTGCAGTCATACTTCATTAGGATATTTTTACCAAGAAAGAACAATGCTACCCATTGATCTACGATTTCCTCTAGAGGTTAGATTGATAAAAGATAGACTTTATGTGGTAAATCCTTTGATGAATAAAAATGTATTGAAACCTGCTGATGAAATTATAGCTATAAATGGTTTTACTATAAATGAACTAAAGGCTAAAGTATATCCAAATATTTCTTCTCAAGGAAAAATAGAAACGTATAAAAAGAACTTTCTGAATGCGCATTCAACTTCAATTATACCTTACGCATTCAACTTTCCAAAGTCTTATACAGTAACATTAAAAAAGCAACAAAAGAAAGTAGTTTTAAAAAAATTATCTAGTTATAAAAGTAAATTAGGTGTTTTACCAAAATATTTGGCAAAGAAACCATTGGATTTAAAATATATAAATGATAAAACAGCAGTTTTAACTATTAGAACTTTTGCTTATTATGGAAACAAGTTTAAAGAATTTAAACAATTTACTGATAAGATTTTTAATGAATTGAAAGATAAAAATATACAAAACTTAATTATTGATGTAAGAAAAAACGGAGGAGGATCGTCAGATGCAGGAAGGTATTTGTTGAGGTATTTAGCTAAAGAACCATTTGTCTATTATTCTAAAGCCCAGTTTAATGAAAAGTTAGAGGAAGTTAGCCCTTTAGAGAATTCGTTTAAAGAAAATCTATATTTCATGATGGATGGAAACGGAGGATCAACTACAGGGCATTTTATGTCGTTAATAAAGCATCTAAAATTAGGAACATTAGTAGGAGAGGAGTTGGGATCAAATCAGTTTTGTACTGGAGGACAAAAACGTTTGAGGTTGCCAAACACAGGGATTCAATATGCCGTGGCAAGAAATACGTATCAAACTACAGCAACTAGTTTACCTATTGATAGAGGTGTTTTTCCAGATGTAGTAATAACTCAAGGAATACAAGAGTATTTAAAAGAACAAGATACTATGCTAAAGTATATTTTAGAGGAAATCAAGTTGAGAGAATAG